A single region of the Arthrobacter sp. zg-Y820 genome encodes:
- a CDS encoding glycosyltransferase family 2 protein has translation MNRTWIVIPMYNEATVVGSVIEDLRRVFPHVVCVDDGSRDGSQDAARAAGAVVVQHPINLGQGAALQTGIEYALSDPGMTSIVTFDADGQHRVVDAQAMVARLEAGEADIVLGSRFLDNRTQISKAKRLVLKTAAIQSRLATGMNLTDAHNGLRAMNRDVASRLHLTQNRMAHASELVNQLAVMKPHWVEHPVEIIYTDYSKSKGQSLLNSVNILAELFFR, from the coding sequence GTGAACCGAACATGGATCGTTATTCCGATGTACAACGAAGCCACTGTGGTTGGTTCGGTTATCGAGGATCTCCGCCGGGTCTTTCCGCATGTGGTCTGCGTTGACGACGGCAGCCGCGACGGCTCCCAAGACGCAGCCCGCGCTGCAGGTGCCGTGGTGGTGCAGCATCCGATCAACCTGGGCCAGGGCGCGGCCCTGCAGACCGGCATCGAATATGCGCTTTCCGACCCCGGAATGACCAGCATCGTTACCTTTGATGCCGATGGGCAGCATCGGGTTGTCGACGCTCAGGCGATGGTGGCCCGGCTGGAAGCCGGCGAAGCCGACATCGTGCTGGGTTCCCGTTTCCTGGACAACCGGACCCAGATCTCGAAGGCCAAGCGCCTGGTGCTGAAGACCGCGGCCATCCAGTCGCGCCTGGCCACCGGAATGAACCTGACGGATGCGCACAACGGACTGCGGGCCATGAACCGCGACGTTGCCTCCCGACTGCATTTGACCCAGAACCGCATGGCCCATGCCTCGGAGCTCGTCAACCAGTTGGCCGTGATGAAACCGCACTGGGTGGAGCACCCGGTGGAAATCATCTACACGGACTACTCGAAGTCCAAAGGCCAGTCCTTGCTGAACTCGGTCAACATCCTGGCAGAACTCTTCTTTAGGTGA
- a CDS encoding DUF2304 domain-containing protein — protein MLLIVQIVLVLAVILVSLVLMRGGANARHLAVRRIMLMVFALAAALSIFFPDVLTRVASFLGVGRGTDLVLYATIVCFFVFMATTYQRFRTMENSVTALSRRIALDEAPKPWVSADFELTESRTDGDQQPKEAPRS, from the coding sequence GTGCTACTAATCGTCCAGATCGTCCTCGTCCTGGCAGTCATCCTCGTCTCGCTGGTGCTTATGCGCGGCGGGGCAAACGCCCGCCACCTTGCCGTGCGCCGGATCATGCTGATGGTCTTCGCCCTGGCTGCGGCGCTGTCCATCTTCTTTCCGGACGTCCTTACCCGCGTAGCCAGCTTCCTGGGAGTGGGCCGCGGCACGGACCTCGTGCTGTATGCCACGATCGTCTGCTTCTTCGTGTTCATGGCCACCACGTACCAGCGTTTCCGGACCATGGAGAACTCTGTCACCGCCCTCTCCCGGCGCATTGCCCTCGATGAAGCACCCAAGCCGTGGGTGTCCGCAGACTTTGAGCTGACGGAGTCCCGGACCGATGGGGACCAGCAGCCGAAGGAAGCTCCGCGCTCCTGA
- a CDS encoding glycosyltransferase, whose translation MTAVDVMFPYYGDVELMKQAARSVMGQQHQDWRLVVIDDGYPDPEPARWFGTIDDPRVTYQRNEVNLGANGNYRKAVGLVEAPIVVIMGADDVMLPNYLSVVVEAFEQFPEAAAVQPGVQVIDEAGRATQPLVDQVKKAASPRGNDRRALQGEALATSLLHAGWHYFPSIAWRSDVIKRIGFRSEFDVVQDLALILDIAADGGAMVLTPELAFLYRRHSGSDSSVRALDGRRFDEERRFFEGEAERFSRMGWNRAARSARLHITSRLNAATMIGRALVSRKTEAIPKLAKHLFR comes from the coding sequence GTGACAGCCGTTGATGTAATGTTCCCGTACTACGGAGACGTGGAACTCATGAAGCAAGCCGCCCGGAGCGTGATGGGGCAGCAGCATCAGGACTGGCGCCTCGTGGTCATCGACGACGGCTATCCGGACCCTGAACCCGCACGCTGGTTCGGCACCATCGACGATCCCCGGGTGACCTACCAGCGCAATGAGGTGAACCTCGGCGCTAACGGCAACTACCGCAAGGCCGTGGGCCTGGTGGAGGCCCCCATCGTGGTCATCATGGGTGCGGATGACGTCATGCTGCCCAACTACCTCTCGGTAGTGGTGGAGGCGTTCGAGCAGTTCCCCGAGGCCGCCGCTGTCCAGCCCGGAGTGCAGGTTATCGATGAGGCGGGGCGGGCAACGCAGCCGCTCGTTGATCAGGTGAAGAAGGCCGCCTCGCCTCGCGGAAATGACCGGCGGGCGCTTCAAGGTGAAGCGCTGGCCACCAGCCTGCTGCACGCCGGCTGGCACTACTTCCCGTCCATCGCCTGGCGTTCCGATGTCATCAAGCGCATCGGCTTCCGGAGCGAATTCGACGTCGTCCAGGACCTGGCGCTGATCCTGGATATCGCCGCCGACGGCGGAGCCATGGTCCTGACGCCGGAACTCGCGTTCCTGTACCGGCGCCATTCCGGATCCGATTCCTCGGTTCGTGCCTTGGACGGCCGCCGCTTTGACGAAGAGCGCCGGTTCTTTGAAGGCGAAGCCGAGCGTTTCTCCCGGATGGGCTGGAACCGGGCCGCACGGTCCGCCCGCCTCCACATCACTTCACGACTGAACGCAGCCACCATGATCGGGCGCGCCCTGGTGAGCCGGAAGACAGAGGCGATCCCCAAGCTGGCGAAGCACCTCTTCCGCTAG
- a CDS encoding glycosyltransferase — MTSSSARNIQTPQVRVSVCMAAYNGAAHIAEQIDSILPQLGPADELVIVDDASTDDTVKVVSRIADDRIRLISSSDNRGYVRNFEAALTQSRGEYVFLADQDDVWLPGRVEAMIAALQDADVVASNFGFFGHQPRRIESIRLRAADSSRRWANLFALWIGYRPYFGCAMAFRRPARDLILPFPDFLDETHDQWIALVGNLAGRMAHLEQDTLVRRLHENNTTPKQWRSLRLILKARFMLVRAFFEARGRIRRSRRQLHP; from the coding sequence ATGACTTCCAGCAGTGCCAGGAACATTCAGACGCCCCAGGTTCGTGTCAGCGTCTGCATGGCGGCGTACAACGGAGCCGCCCACATCGCCGAACAGATCGATTCAATTCTTCCGCAGCTGGGCCCGGCGGACGAACTCGTGATCGTGGACGACGCCTCCACCGACGACACCGTAAAGGTGGTTTCCCGGATCGCCGATGACCGCATCCGCCTGATTTCCTCCAGCGACAACCGCGGATACGTACGGAATTTTGAGGCGGCCCTGACGCAGAGCCGGGGCGAGTACGTTTTCCTCGCGGACCAGGACGATGTCTGGCTCCCGGGCCGCGTGGAGGCAATGATCGCAGCGCTGCAGGACGCCGACGTCGTTGCCAGCAACTTTGGATTCTTCGGTCACCAGCCGCGCCGGATCGAGTCAATCCGGCTCCGGGCCGCGGACAGCTCCCGCCGCTGGGCAAACCTGTTTGCCCTCTGGATCGGTTATCGGCCCTACTTCGGCTGCGCCATGGCGTTCCGCCGCCCGGCGCGGGACCTCATCCTTCCCTTCCCCGATTTCCTGGACGAAACCCACGATCAGTGGATCGCGCTGGTGGGCAACCTCGCGGGGAGGATGGCTCATCTGGAACAGGACACCCTGGTGCGCCGGCTGCACGAGAACAACACCACTCCCAAACAGTGGCGCAGCCTGCGGCTCATCCTGAAAGCCCGGTTCATGCTCGTCCGGGCATTCTTCGAGGCCCGCGGCCGAATCCGCCGCTCGCGCCGCCAGCTGCACCCCTAG
- a CDS encoding glycosyltransferase has protein sequence MSVPIGVTAVISAFNPPADLVAKVERLLKQVDHVVVVDDGSPKDVSEVLAGLESAGALVLRQESNMGIAAALNAGIAAARRFSPEWYLTLDQDSELDPDYVERALQAAEAAKRAAVPVGMVCAESHNRLPVMLQKPGEDFPEAFDPMQSGTLIPASTLEAVGMLEDDLFIDCVDSEYTARIRQHGLKAIIAPGCNITHAVGDARPMRLGTWHVTVGGQKRFVHSHAPFRVYYITRNGIVMYRRYATKQPVWVLRRIGLEVVFYGVRVVYGPHRLRQIAAIGLGIRDALTGRMGKISPAGSKLVTPRR, from the coding sequence ATGTCTGTTCCCATCGGAGTAACAGCCGTTATCTCCGCCTTCAACCCGCCGGCAGACCTGGTGGCGAAGGTTGAACGCCTGCTCAAGCAGGTCGACCACGTCGTTGTCGTTGACGATGGTTCTCCGAAGGATGTATCGGAGGTGCTGGCCGGACTCGAATCGGCCGGCGCCCTGGTTCTCCGGCAGGAAAGCAACATGGGCATTGCCGCGGCGCTCAACGCCGGCATCGCTGCCGCGCGCCGCTTCAGCCCCGAATGGTATCTGACCCTGGACCAGGATTCGGAGCTTGATCCGGATTACGTGGAGCGCGCGCTGCAGGCAGCGGAAGCCGCCAAGCGGGCGGCTGTGCCCGTGGGCATGGTCTGCGCCGAATCCCACAACCGGCTTCCGGTGATGCTCCAGAAGCCGGGGGAGGACTTCCCTGAAGCCTTTGACCCGATGCAGTCGGGGACTCTGATTCCGGCATCAACGCTTGAAGCGGTCGGAATGCTGGAAGACGACCTGTTCATCGACTGCGTCGATTCCGAGTACACGGCCCGGATCCGCCAGCACGGACTCAAAGCCATCATCGCGCCGGGGTGCAACATCACTCACGCCGTCGGAGACGCCAGGCCGATGCGCCTGGGAACCTGGCACGTCACCGTCGGCGGACAGAAACGATTCGTCCATTCCCATGCCCCGTTCAGGGTCTACTACATCACCCGCAACGGCATCGTCATGTACCGCCGGTACGCGACCAAGCAGCCGGTGTGGGTGCTGCGCAGGATTGGCTTGGAAGTGGTGTTCTACGGTGTGCGCGTGGTTTACGGGCCGCACCGCCTCCGCCAGATCGCCGCGATCGGCTTGGGAATCCGGGATGCACTGACCGGACGGATGGGAAAGATCTCCCCGGCAGGCAGCAAACTGGTCACACCGCGCCGCTGA
- a CDS encoding glycosyltransferase family 2 protein: protein MSVAAVVVSFNRIELLRKCLTALQNQDHRPDEIILVDNGSTDGGPDMVRSEFPDITIFETGNNLGGAGGFAWGLEHAIARGHDAAWLMDDDAEPLQGSLGPLVQAMENADERPGFITSLVVNDAGEPNEGHLPDLSSDVSKQLKAAALGGIAVNSASFVGVLIDLRAAAGMPLPYADFFIWFDDAEYTRRLSRATFGVAIPGSRIYHPEKKNQADMGGRLFYYLRNNLWLRRLDPQPRTLLQNPVRWGAGMAVLALRQGAQAKDRKVWASSAFRGLYEGLAKRPRTIRPGQLISGAVRLGS, encoded by the coding sequence TTGTCTGTAGCAGCCGTCGTCGTCTCCTTCAACCGCATTGAGCTGCTCCGCAAATGCCTTACGGCGCTGCAGAACCAGGACCACCGGCCGGACGAGATCATTCTCGTGGACAACGGATCAACGGACGGGGGCCCGGACATGGTCCGCAGCGAATTCCCGGACATCACGATTTTTGAAACCGGAAACAACCTTGGCGGCGCCGGTGGATTCGCCTGGGGGCTGGAGCACGCCATCGCCCGCGGGCACGATGCGGCCTGGCTGATGGATGACGACGCCGAACCGCTGCAGGGCAGCTTGGGTCCGCTGGTCCAGGCCATGGAGAACGCCGACGAGCGACCCGGATTCATCACCTCGCTGGTGGTCAATGATGCCGGTGAGCCCAACGAGGGCCATCTTCCGGACCTGTCGAGCGACGTGTCCAAGCAGCTCAAGGCGGCGGCGCTTGGCGGCATTGCCGTCAACAGCGCCAGCTTTGTCGGTGTCCTGATCGACCTCCGCGCCGCTGCCGGCATGCCGCTTCCCTACGCCGACTTCTTCATCTGGTTCGATGACGCCGAATACACCCGGAGGCTCTCCCGGGCCACCTTCGGCGTGGCGATCCCCGGAAGCCGCATCTACCACCCCGAGAAGAAAAACCAGGCTGACATGGGTGGACGCCTCTTTTACTACCTGCGCAACAACCTGTGGCTGCGGCGCCTCGACCCGCAGCCGCGCACGCTGCTGCAGAACCCGGTGCGCTGGGGTGCCGGCATGGCGGTCCTCGCCCTTCGCCAGGGTGCCCAGGCCAAGGACCGGAAGGTCTGGGCCTCCTCGGCCTTCCGCGGCTTGTACGAGGGCCTGGCCAAACGTCCGCGGACCATCCGTCCCGGGCAGCTCATCAGCGGCGCGGTGCGCCTGGGCTCGTAA